Within Helicoverpa zea isolate HzStark_Cry1AcR chromosome 17, ilHelZeax1.1, whole genome shotgun sequence, the genomic segment agtttataacattttaaacGGTTATGGCGCAGTGGTTGACCGTGAGGGTACTTGACCACTTACCTAATGTGGGTTCGAATCCTGCGATTTTTTTTCTTAGGTGCATTCCCATCACGTTAAATACGAAGATAAATAGATACTTCGACTTTAATTTAATGGCTCATATTAAAGGGGGAAAaagtttaaattatgtttttttagttcgtagttttttttttcctaattaTTTTTAGGGTCCACTTCAGTGGATCGATAGGTATTGCTCCGattcatacgaaaataataaGAACATGCGCTGAGGCAACCATATAGCATTTTACAATAGGAAGTAGTTGTCTATAAAAGCATTTGGCACAGTCTTCGTGCAGCTCAGTCGTTCTGATTGTTTACTTGAGTTCTCACGTCGCATATAAAACATGGAGTTTCCACGCATCTGTCCAGCTCGGTGGCTATCAGACGATGGCTTCGGTATGTGCGGAAGACGAGACTACCTGTGCCCCTTCTACGACATGCATTCGAACTATTTTCGACCTTGGAAACTGTATGATAAGTTATCATACAGTTGGAAAACACCTTGGAAACGCTTTGGTTATCATTGATAACCAAAGCGTTTCCAAGGAATTCGGATCCACAATAGAAAACGAGAAAGGTAACTATAAAATAACGCTCGATGTTCAACATTTTCGCCCGAGCGACATCAGCGTGAAAGTGACGGACACCGAAATTATAGTGGAAGGGAAACATGAGGACAGACCTGACGCGCACGGATTTATCTCACGACAGTTCAGAAGACGCTATCCCCTGCCAAGTAACTGCCCCCCGGAGAACGTGACTTCATCAATGTCTTCAGACGGCGTTCTCACCATCATTTCGGAGAAGGTATCTAAGGGCGTAGAAAAAATTGTACCAATCAAGATGTGTGGAACGATTCCTAGAAAAACCCAGATCGAGACTAAAACTACTTCAGAAGTTACGCAAAATTCTTTCAAGGAAAATAACAAGGATATCGAAGACAAGGCCTGCAGCTTAAATAAAACCCAAATATTACACAAAGAAGAGCACAGTCGTCTCCTGAAACCTGAACTGCTCAAGGAAGCAATCTCCGATACAAATGGTGAGAAAATGTCGTCTAAACAAGTTATTGAAATCACGAGCACAACACCTGAAAAGAAAGCCACTCCGGATATCGGCGCCACATCCAACAAAATTGAGGAAACCATAGCTAAATCGATAATGGGGTTGTCGGAATTGACTGAACAATTAGGACAAAGAAGTTTGGCATCAACTTCGGATTCCTGTGCAATGAAAAGCTCAACCAATTCGTCAAAGACACTAATAGAAGAGAGTTCATCATCGTACAAGTCATCTTCAACAATGTGTTCAACAATAAAGACCAGTGGGAAGATTGGTGAATATGTTAGCGACATCATCAGTGCTGAATTGAAAGAGGCTGctgaaaatgtataaaatgtcaccttttttttataataatatttattacttaactATAAAAGTTTTTCTTACTTTCATTACAAATTgcaatcttaatttattttaagtttaagtaattggtttgttaatttattatatcattagcattattatataatttcatttatgaTAAAATCATATCACTTTAAAGTAAACCTCACTGTGGTGAagcataataatatcaaaacaataaataatataaagagaTCATTGAAGACTAATATCAAGTACACATTAGCAGTACAAACCCAGTTAGAACAATTTCTAACATAAAATTgttataactttattttaattgcaaGGGGATCCCCCTTATTCCAAGAATAGATTTATCTGTATACAACTGCAATAACTTAGAAGAACTGACTCTTTGTCTATTAAATATGTCATACTTAAACACTATTTGCATACTATgatgtaaaacaaataaaaaaaaaacagaataacaaTATTAAGGGTAAATGCAAAAACACACTGACTATTATAAACTCACTGGCTCCACTAAAATGACATTCCTTACAGTCTATTTAAGTCTCTTCGTCACAACACTCGTGCACCTCATCATTGTTTTTATCACTAACCAAGAGTTCTGAGGTGCAGCGGTAAGGACGTATTGATTGTTAACATCTGTCATTCTTCACAGACGGATTAAGGTCGTGAAAGTATGCGTGAGCCATGGCATCGTCGGCAGGCATCCTCAGGGCTGGGTTACAGGTGAGGAGACGAGCAAGGAGGTCCCTGCCTCGAGCTGGTAGGCGGGGCACTACTTGTGCTAGTCCTAAGCTTGGCTGATAAACTGGCAGTGGCTTGTAGTCGGGCAGCTGAGTTACACCAGGCCATGTGTCTTCATTAGGAGTACCTGTAACAGCAGCATTGTAAACACATTAATACTCAGTACAGAATACATCTTGTTATGAAAGAAGACTGACAATTTCAtctaattattatgataatatgaCATGTCAGtgtgtgtatgcttgtgtgGAGTATTTGTTTATATAATGATATCTACTTTGAACCAGTTTGTTAATCAATATGATGGCATTGTATGATATTGGAGGGCCACAAATACAGTTAAAGCAAATGAcattcaaaacaatttttttttaataggtgtAGTAAGATTTCAATCAATGATTTATGCATTGACTCATTAAAAGCCTAATTGATTTATAATAACTCACCAAGAAGTTTGAAAATCCTTTTCAACTGATCATCGACATCAGAGCCAGGGAACAAGGGCCTTCCTGAATTTGCTAACTCAGCAAATATGCAGCCAGCTGACCACATATCAATGCTCGTAGTATAGAGTTTTGCGCCAAACAACACATCCGGGGGCCGGTACCAGAGCGTCACTACCTCCGCGGAGTAACACTTTACAGGAATACCGAAAGCTCTAGCCAAACCGAAGTCAGCCAATTTCAACTCCCCATTTTTATTAATCAACAAATTCTGAGGCTTTAAATCCCGGTGCAGTACGTTGTGGCTGTGACAGAACGCAAGCCCCCGGAGCAACTGATACATAAACGACTTGACGACGTCCAAGTCTATCTCACCGTTCAAGCTGTCGAAATATTTCTTCAAATCTTGATCGCAATGCTCAAACACAAGGGTCAATTTCTTTTCGCTATGTAAGACATCGTACAGCCGAACAATATTCTTGTGTTTCAACTCTTTGAGGAGACATATTTCACGCAAAGCGGACGATGGTactccttcatcatcatcatctaacCTCACCCGCTTTAGAGCCACTATTTCATGAGTTTCTTTGTTCTTGGCTTTGAATACAGTGCCATAAGTTCCCTCTCCGATCTTTTCTAGTTTTTCGTACTTCTGCATATTTTACAATTTGATATTAAACAGGGCTGTAAAATCGATTGTTTATTCCGCTCGGTGAAGCACTGCTCCTCCTCCCAGATCTTTTGTGACTACTTTGACATTGacacttatttatttgtcaCCTTATTGTTGGGATATCTTTTTACCTttcgtttttattacaaaaccttcaagaaattataaaatattattttctgaaatGGTTTTGTTCTCCACAAGACGGTTATCGTCATGccgtaaagattaataatataaaatattattttttacgtttCGATAACAAACTTTTAAACGCACGTTTGTTCGAAACTCAAATTAGAAAAATTCCCCAAAATAAAAGATTGTTTTACTTTCTGTAAAATAAGCTCAAGaagtttattttctaaaaacaaaatataatttaagttacTGCAGATCCCCAAAATAAAGCTGTTGTATTTTTAATCatgttttaaatctttttaCGCTTATGTGTAAAATTGTTCGATGTATTCTGAGCGCACCTCCGTGTTTGCAAACATTCATTCAgctggcttattcgctaactttcgaattctcagatgtcaactggcctcagttgtcatcggaactttgatgtcaacctataagttcaaaacattggtattctgtatcgcatgaagtggatatcggtggatatcgttacacggttgctgacgccaaaactacgatgacaacttgacaactctattttttatcgactattatactgctaagtaggaaataccctattagcattacattactacgtttgagagaacgctttattttcagcgtgttatatgtttataaacaatctgtggcggtaaaattcagtatttgctttctattgtgtgtgaacttggtgtctaaaattccgtgtggttgaacaatattttaactgagaatattgtgagtattgtagttgttataaattttacaacgtaaacaatattttgatacgtagatgtttatgttttgcatgcaaaacaaaaattggtacactacaggaaggtaactttacgtacttgagtaggtcgtcccatacattgagagcatcggttacctcacttactaaatgaaggttgagacatgctgcaaattagtaacatcaaattatgtaatattggtatttatttaactttttacgttataaattcttacttttagctcaattgcaacagcagtgttttgttgaggacgttgcagaaacggacgtaactctgccgaaactcgctgaaaccttgatttgttgatacggaaatttgccatgaattccttctcccgtaaatccagagaattattgaaatctcgcatacgacgtttctggattctggataaacttcgttttgtctcttattccacaaatgccagcaaaaatacacgcgaaatttttattccacataaagaaagataaaacaaattaaaataatacaaataaaaataacactatcaaaaaataaaggaaacgactcagggtttgtatttctattggaatcgcaaaattagagaaatctaatatgtctgatgcaacaatatagtatagacatcccagtgatgaggcataaaacactgctatttgtagtgtatttcaaaaaatgacattggctatcaatttgatgtccactgggcttacggaatcgcaatataacgtttatcgatacagaaaccgctgtcaaaatgagtcatggtggatatcagcctgtgtcgatgctgatgacgtcatctcatttggtaactggcgttagcgaataagaaaatagctgtttgacaatttactgatgtacactttaccaattgatgatatctgcgagctgtcagtggagttagcgaataaggctacagatgatcaatcaaataaaatcattcACAAAAAAGTCAAGTCAAATCCGAAAAGTTGAATTGTcatattattcattattattattttggaaagtattctaaattttatttttatttgaataattgagCTGCCACGGTAAGACTGCtatgattattttaaatcattGTATATCTTTGTGTAACGTGTAAATTGTACGCAAAGAGTAAACATTATTACGTATTATAGTTGACGATGATCACATATCACGAGCGCGTGTTGTAGATGAGCGAGGGCGAAGGAACTTTGGTGGACAAGTCGGAAAGTAGCTCGTTCGAAGACCTCGCGGCCGCGGCGGCTCATGAGATCGAGGAGGCAAAGCTCGCCGAGGCAGCTGCTTCCAAAGACAAGACAGAAGAAACAAAAACTGATGAGTGGCAAGATTTGCTAGGGTCAGGCGCACTACTTAAAAAGGTCAGCTGGCACTGATTATCTGAGTagatttacattattttaatcatttcaaGTTTATTGTTggatttagaattttattttaggtactcCATGCccttaattttgtttgaaagtacTCATAACTAAATGAGGTTGATTACTTCACCATTTTTTGTCGATTTCTTATATTGTGTACCACACAATTTTGCAAACTCACTCATATCCTTGTTAATAACCTTCTTTTTTGCCAGCTAAAATTGATTATTGGTAGGTATGTAAAGTTATGTAAATAGAAAACATTATGTTCAATCAACAGTTCCTTTTTTCTGTCAGTGATTCatataataacaacaacattaCACAAGTTGAAAGTCATTGGTGTGTATAGTACAGTACAATACTATTGTTTACTTCTTAAGATTTAagactttatttaaacatttcgGAAAGtcaaataataactttattttacagATAATAAAAGTTGGTGAAGAATCAAACGGTCTCCGACCCCACAGAAGTGACATTTGCCGAATTAGCTATGAGGTCAAAATTAAAGACACAGATACAGTTGTGGAAAAAAGGGATCATGTTAAGATATATTTGGGTGACAATGAAGtgagttatttttgtatattttttaaaacaggtTATACAAATTTTTATGCTGAGTAATAATCAtcatgttataataaaaaatcctgTGCATCATGCTGAATTGCAACTTTTCATAGTTATAATTTGATTCAGTTCAAACAAAGGATTTTTTCACTTCAGATACAAAACTTTTCATGCATAATTAAATGCAATTATGATTATAATCAGTTATTGACTTTGTATTTTCCACCACAATAGGCACAGGCAATCTTATCATGCATCTGTCTATTATTGATAATGATACAAAAACTTGGTTGAGTTTAGCACTCAAAGGAAGTGTTacaaagtttatattatgttataatcttATCAGCATTTTATGTACAAGGGCGCAATAGATGTATTGTTTAGTGTTATGTCTGTCAAAGCATTtgtgattatcattttatattactcCATGTTTTATGAAACTTTACACAGCCTTTAGTAAAAATGCTGGAATCATTTCTCAGTATGGAGCCATGCTGCTTCTTATGTCCAGGTCTAGAATGCTTCCAATatgttcttatttttatttccttctttatttttctatactatTCAATTGTTGAAATGTACCCCAATATAGTAAATAAAGATGTGGAACTCTGccaaaaaaaatgttagtaGGACAAAGAAAGTACATTATAACAAAGGACAAAAACCATCCAACATTATTAATCCCAATTTAATTTCCCTTATTAGACTTAAAGCTATTTTTCATGATCACATTTTAGATTCTGCAAGGGCTGGACCTAGCAGTAACGATGATGTACAAAGGGGAAGAATGCCTTCTACAAATGAACCCACGATTTGGTTATGGTGAAATTGGGCTGAAGCCAGGCGAGAGTTTGGGCCTAGTAGGAGAGATTGATGGGCCCAAGTATGAGGGCCCCATGATAGATGCAGACACCTGGCTAGAAGCTCGTGTGGAACTCCATGATTGGGTTGAAGAGCCTGAACATGAAAATTTGCCGATTGCTGAAAGAATGGAGACAGGGTAAGTAGGgcaaaataatttctttgaatTATAGTCAGATTCGGGAATAGGCGACTTTGaattgttttatcaaataaattaaatgaaaaatagttGGTCATATGAATCAAGTTAAACCTTACATTTGTGATTGTATGGATATATTACGTCCAAAGATGAGCGCGCGGGCTTTTAACCCGTTAcagatgtaaaaaaattaaacgtaAAAGCATAAGTTACTCCAGAAAGGTACcaaaatgtaaatgtttaaacctgtatacataaacattttaaattaattagccGCGCCGCTAGCTTCATTTTTTTGCATCGAAACATGTTTAGGTTAATGACCTTAGGATATCTTCGAAAAGAACTTGAATTTTctttatcattttaaaataagaatacaGATTAAAATGGATTATATTTATGATAATTTGACTAAGCAACAAGTTTATATTTAACcacctaataatattttgtatcttAACAGccaagtaggtattttttatgtgCCTATGTTACCACTACAGTCAAAAACAACGGTAAATATTGCGACGTAAGAAATAGAAAGTGGTTAATATTAATACTATAGACAAGTTCCTTTCTTATCACgtatgatattattatattatgctAAGGATTGTTTAGAAGTGACGCCCttgaatatatttacataaaactcgGATTGATGTAGATATCGGAACCTTGGCACATTTTTAAACGTTGACAAATGCTTGGACGCttgtattgtgagtttttttttattcgggtCAGTGTGTAAAACGTATACTGTTTTACTAATCAAGCACATAAGTTTGGATGTAACACTTAAAATTTCTTTTCTAATGCTGACCCAATTTTTTTGGCATTACCAACGCCAAAAGCTCAATGTTAAAAGACCAGCCTTTGAGTTGCcaaaaaataagatttataaTGAATTCTACAGTGTCTTAGTTAATGGTCACGGTGACCATGAAATTagaattttaatatatattGGAGATATATCTACTGCGCATTTTGCGGTGGAAGTAACAGTTAACACGTTGTGACCTTGACCAAAAATGGGTCTAAATATAGCTATTGccatattttgttattgttgaCAAGAAgttattaaggcgacgaattggtcaacaataattccataaccggcacgcgcatctaaggcgccaaaaggggtcggagcgtctgagcggggcgaggataacaatacccgcgctagcttataactaaaagtcgtaagcgacaaaatggttttgtaattttattattttgaaatgataatttgataaaaattccttctacaattttaaagagtatgtatatactcaactactaaaaaagttaagaggcttaaatcggtcccgtttgcccataatatgtgaatctctttttaaaaagaggtatgtttgatatatttttctctgttataaaagttacctaatcatgtttctacgtctaacaaaataaggtttatatcatgaactttcaggtaaccaagttgtattttgatccgttttgtatttactgagaaaaattgagatccttggcgccaaaaattccaattcgtcctcttaaacaTTAAGGAATTTCGACTCTGTCTTGTCAAATTGCAAATATTTGTACAATCTAATAAAGATAAACGGTTGATCACGATCTTcgtttgttttgttaataacAAACCTTCACTTCATAATTTTATTCCAGCCTCTACAGATTTGATGAATGCATAATGAATGCATAGTTTTTAAATGCCCCGATAAAGTTCCACAGCTATATAAAAATAgagacaaaataattataattaataaattatataaaaataaataaatagttgagGTCTTGTATACGtcattacttttttatatattttttcattaatagATTTGAACCTTACCTATGCCTATACAAATAAAGCTCATTTCTCTTTTCAGTATCCGTCGCCGTGCCCGCGGCAACTGGTGGTACGGTCGCGGAGAGCCGACCCTCGCCGTGCAACTATACCGTCGCGCTTTAGACGTGCTAGACGAGA encodes:
- the LOC124638560 gene encoding heat shock protein 67B1-like translates to MEFPRICPARWLSDDGFGMCGRRDYLCPFYDMHSNYFRPWKLYDNQSVSKEFGSTIENEKGNYKITLDVQHFRPSDISVKVTDTEIIVEGKHEDRPDAHGFISRQFRRRYPLPSNCPPENVTSSMSSDGVLTIISEKVSKGVEKIVPIKMCGTIPRKTQIETKTTSEVTQNSFKENNKDIEDKACSLNKTQILHKEEHSRLLKPELLKEAISDTNGEKMSSKQVIEITSTTPEKKATPDIGATSNKIEETIAKSIMGLSELTEQLGQRSLASTSDSCAMKSSTNSSKTLIEESSSSYKSSSTMCSTIKTSGKIGEYVSDIISAELKEAAENV
- the LOC124638561 gene encoding cyclin-dependent-like kinase 5, which encodes MQKYEKLEKIGEGTYGTVFKAKNKETHEIVALKRVRLDDDDEGVPSSALREICLLKELKHKNIVRLYDVLHSEKKLTLVFEHCDQDLKKYFDSLNGEIDLDVVKSFMYQLLRGLAFCHSHNVLHRDLKPQNLLINKNGELKLADFGLARAFGIPVKCYSAEVVTLWYRPPDVLFGAKLYTTSIDMWSAGCIFAELANSGRPLFPGSDVDDQLKRIFKLLGTPNEDTWPGVTQLPDYKPLPVYQPSLGLAQVVPRLPARGRDLLARLLTCNPALRMPADDAMAHAYFHDLNPSVKNDRC
- the LOC124638559 gene encoding peptidyl-prolyl cis-trans isomerase FKBP8-like isoform X1 encodes the protein MASSAGILRAGLQMSEGEGTLVDKSESSSFEDLAAAAAHEIEEAKLAEAAASKDKTEETKTDEWQDLLGSGALLKKIIKVGEESNGLRPHRSDICRISYEVKIKDTDTVVEKRDHVKIYLGDNEILQGLDLAVTMMYKGEECLLQMNPRFGYGEIGLKPGESLGLVGEIDGPKYEGPMIDADTWLEARVELHDWVEEPEHENLPIAERMETGIRRRARGNWWYGRGEPTLAVQLYRRALDVLDESDGGITAPTPSGDIAPTSDDLQALLEERLRVHNNMAAAQLKAGAYEAALQAVTRVLTCQPKNAKALYRKSRILSSMGRNSEALEAARAAAAAAPDDSGARKELQRCEQRATRERSVERRLAKRMLGTTPPKAGSPDKKPSRTKMLVWGSLLLSILMGVASVLVYRYKIQAH
- the LOC124638559 gene encoding peptidyl-prolyl cis-trans isomerase FKBP8-like isoform X2, coding for MSEGEGTLVDKSESSSFEDLAAAAAHEIEEAKLAEAAASKDKTEETKTDEWQDLLGSGALLKKIIKVGEESNGLRPHRSDICRISYEVKIKDTDTVVEKRDHVKIYLGDNEILQGLDLAVTMMYKGEECLLQMNPRFGYGEIGLKPGESLGLVGEIDGPKYEGPMIDADTWLEARVELHDWVEEPEHENLPIAERMETGIRRRARGNWWYGRGEPTLAVQLYRRALDVLDESDGGITAPTPSGDIAPTSDDLQALLEERLRVHNNMAAAQLKAGAYEAALQAVTRVLTCQPKNAKALYRKSRILSSMGRNSEALEAARAAAAAAPDDSGARKELQRCEQRATRERSVERRLAKRMLGTTPPKAGSPDKKPSRTKMLVWGSLLLSILMGVASVLVYRYKIQAH